In the genome of Deinococcus deserti VCD115, one region contains:
- a CDS encoding NUDIX hydrolase, producing the protein MTRPTRTLPVKRAAHVYLVRDGHLLLVEERMDDGSIFYGLPGGKANPGETLGDAAVRQVQYETGLTVTDLTFVSLLEGELLSGTRNECYATFGRFTAQAHGEIDPSDPEVVGVKWVPFAQVEGLVRYGPPPECEERNPLIWVPTRDFLSGEARSYYPI; encoded by the coding sequence ATGACCCGGCCCACCCGCACCCTGCCCGTCAAGCGCGCCGCCCACGTTTACCTCGTGCGGGACGGCCATCTGCTGCTCGTCGAGGAACGTATGGACGACGGCAGCATCTTCTACGGCCTGCCCGGCGGCAAGGCGAACCCGGGTGAGACCCTGGGAGACGCCGCAGTCCGGCAGGTGCAGTACGAAACTGGCCTGACTGTCACCGACCTGACGTTCGTGAGCCTGCTCGAAGGCGAGCTGCTGAGCGGTACACGCAACGAGTGTTACGCGACGTTTGGCCGTTTCACGGCTCAGGCGCACGGCGAGATCGACCCCAGCGACCCGGAAGTGGTGGGCGTCAAATGGGTGCCGTTCGCGCAGGTCGAGGGTCTGGTGCGCTACGGCCCGCCGCCTGAGTGCGAGGAGCGTAACCCACTGATCTGGGTGCCTACCCGGGACTTCCTGAGCGGCGAGGCCCGCTCCTACTACCCGATCTGA
- a CDS encoding cupredoxin domain-containing protein, whose translation MPRGNLILSSSLAGGLLLVGIGASAAAPTQVYTFKHTAERTDPKASGRVVVRAAGTDTLETTLTLSGLTPNKAYAAHYHALGPQASADPCMTNGPVTLGFPPFKASATGRATVKVTAEASKVAGNAGAYINVHAASDLKVVPLCAALRRTSPASGSSVVTPAPTAPKAAITVSIGDHVFQPKMVTVKAGTTVTWKHQGAAVHNVVSLATPSLRSEDLEKGESYSYTFSKAGTYDYYCSYHEGMTGTIIVTD comes from the coding sequence ATGCCAAGGGGCAATCTGATTCTGTCTTCTTCACTCGCTGGGGGCCTGCTGCTTGTGGGCATAGGCGCCTCAGCGGCGGCACCTACGCAGGTATACACGTTCAAACACACTGCAGAGCGTACCGATCCGAAAGCGAGTGGCCGGGTCGTTGTTCGGGCGGCCGGGACCGATACTCTGGAAACCACGTTGACCCTTTCGGGTCTGACACCCAACAAAGCGTATGCGGCTCACTACCATGCTCTGGGGCCCCAGGCCAGCGCAGATCCCTGCATGACCAATGGCCCGGTGACTCTGGGTTTTCCACCGTTCAAGGCGAGTGCCACCGGACGGGCGACCGTCAAGGTGACTGCTGAGGCTTCGAAGGTGGCTGGCAATGCCGGTGCATACATCAACGTTCATGCCGCCAGTGACCTGAAGGTGGTCCCGCTATGCGCTGCCCTTCGCCGGACTTCGCCAGCCTCCGGTTCATCTGTTGTTACCCCAGCCCCCACTGCTCCTAAAGCAGCAATCACCGTCAGCATCGGAGACCACGTGTTCCAGCCAAAGATGGTGACGGTCAAAGCCGGAACCACCGTGACCTGGAAACATCAGGGCGCCGCTGTTCATAACGTGGTTTCACTCGCCACGCCTTCACTGCGTTCCGAAGATCTGGAAAAAGGTGAAAGCTACAGCTACACCTTCAGCAAGGCAGGTACCTACGACTACTACTGCTCGTATCACGAAGGCATGACCGGCACGATCATCGTGACCGATTGA
- a CDS encoding vWA domain-containing protein, which produces MRRVAALTLLLLTAPHADVQSAVPSSAVPVPAEARVNSPDVSLRRPQPLRAAPTCRLPAGELPRRTRAVFVLDTSGSMRGTGDGQADIFERVKASVDAYVRRLRPDRVEMVSFDSGVRYQRGVDRPAENPEWSALLTGLKADGKNTYLYRSLHTALSKLGGQGEYLTTIFVLTDGIDNDPARLHTARSALQAFERRGALDRLHYVALGTRIPDDLRAALRASVYAAGHTYKAGTVPVLGQGNLAGGALDVTSLDQVTVPLPNGTPVSLGSAMPARLSLAQNAVRDGRVRLKLRGSLAPGSAALLCAPLVPTADGINLRPAALLLRLNTPESSGLNWLNPGADLNLRPGEDVVLRYRAGSGLSLGDLRVDPQQRSLTATLERRPGAREFGVRLRHTGQNAAQVTPVLLGTGRSVPLPTVRLAVGPGAAQGSSANPAVRSGDAPATQGASQTSLEGQPKFPARFGLLLLCAAALVGLSLLLRRRRKVPAAANRLPGGAFPVPGVEGLEYSEERTLALVTAQGDVMGIPAPLSGPFDVGQVSRVPHLSGLRAEQHRDGLQILRVPDDLEVSRGALLLQAGDVVRPGTLLGIAVAGAARAPEADLGSLAGLGLPLTLRADDLTVHISGPYGDHVLVVRSGVSDLGATLGSPVLAGLKLTPSGTQLLLVEVPEGLHLRRPGESMPLRPGTYLPQTPTVLELNPDGSQPSPGAV; this is translated from the coding sequence ATGCGCCGTGTTGCTGCCCTCACCCTGCTCCTGCTGACAGCTCCTCACGCCGATGTCCAGAGCGCTGTGCCTTCGTCTGCGGTGCCGGTGCCTGCAGAGGCCCGGGTGAATTCCCCGGACGTTTCACTGCGCCGTCCACAGCCTCTCCGCGCTGCTCCCACCTGCCGTCTGCCGGCCGGTGAGCTGCCCAGGCGCACACGTGCGGTCTTCGTGCTGGATACCAGCGGCAGCATGCGCGGCACAGGAGACGGTCAGGCAGACATCTTCGAGCGGGTCAAGGCCAGTGTGGACGCCTATGTGCGCCGACTTCGACCCGACCGGGTGGAAATGGTGAGCTTCGACAGCGGGGTGAGGTATCAGCGCGGTGTTGATCGACCGGCGGAGAACCCCGAGTGGAGCGCGCTTCTCACCGGGCTGAAGGCAGACGGGAAAAATACTTACCTGTACCGCAGCCTGCATACCGCCCTGTCGAAGCTGGGGGGGCAGGGCGAGTATCTGACCACCATATTTGTTTTGACCGATGGCATCGACAACGATCCCGCACGGCTCCATACCGCTCGCAGCGCGCTGCAGGCTTTTGAGCGTCGGGGCGCACTGGACCGCCTGCATTATGTGGCGCTGGGGACGCGCATTCCTGACGACTTGCGCGCGGCGCTCAGGGCCAGTGTCTACGCCGCAGGGCACACCTACAAGGCCGGTACGGTGCCGGTTCTGGGACAGGGCAATCTGGCTGGCGGCGCCCTTGACGTGACCAGCCTGGACCAGGTGACCGTGCCTTTGCCCAATGGAACTCCTGTCAGCCTCGGCAGCGCCATGCCCGCCCGCCTGAGCCTCGCGCAGAACGCCGTACGCGACGGCCGCGTGAGGCTGAAACTGCGTGGCTCGCTGGCTCCAGGCAGCGCAGCCCTGCTGTGTGCTCCGCTGGTACCGACCGCAGACGGCATCAATCTGCGGCCGGCTGCCCTGCTGCTCCGGCTGAACACTCCCGAAAGCTCTGGCCTGAACTGGCTGAACCCGGGTGCGGACCTGAATCTGCGCCCTGGAGAGGACGTTGTGCTGCGCTACCGGGCCGGAAGCGGCCTGTCTCTGGGCGACCTGCGGGTGGACCCCCAGCAACGCAGCCTGACGGCAACGCTCGAACGGCGTCCGGGGGCGCGGGAATTCGGAGTGCGCCTGCGACACACTGGCCAGAATGCAGCACAGGTCACCCCTGTGCTGCTTGGAACGGGCCGCAGCGTGCCGTTGCCCACCGTACGCCTCGCGGTGGGTCCAGGCGCTGCACAGGGCTCCTCAGCAAACCCTGCTGTGCGTTCAGGGGACGCGCCTGCCACCCAAGGCGCCTCACAGACCAGCCTCGAAGGCCAGCCCAAATTTCCGGCCCGCTTTGGCCTCCTGCTGCTCTGTGCCGCGGCCCTGGTGGGCTTGAGCCTGCTGTTGCGGCGGCGCCGGAAGGTGCCTGCGGCTGCCAACCGGCTTCCGGGCGGGGCCTTTCCCGTCCCAGGCGTAGAAGGCCTGGAATACAGCGAGGAGCGCACTCTGGCCCTGGTGACGGCCCAGGGCGACGTTATGGGGATTCCTGCGCCGCTCAGCGGTCCGTTTGACGTTGGGCAGGTTTCGCGCGTGCCGCATCTGAGCGGCTTACGGGCTGAGCAGCACCGTGACGGGCTGCAGATTCTGCGAGTACCGGACGACCTGGAGGTCAGCCGCGGCGCTCTGCTGCTGCAGGCCGGAGACGTGGTGCGGCCCGGCACGCTGCTGGGCATCGCTGTGGCCGGAGCGGCGCGCGCACCGGAGGCCGATCTGGGCAGTCTGGCTGGGCTGGGCCTGCCCCTGACGTTACGCGCCGACGACCTGACGGTGCATATCAGCGGTCCTTACGGAGACCATGTGCTGGTGGTGCGCTCGGGGGTCAGTGATCTTGGAGCCACGCTGGGGTCGCCGGTGCTTGCCGGACTCAAGCTGACTCCCAGTGGGACCCAGCTGCTGCTCGTCGAGGTGCCCGAAGGCCTGCACCTGCGCCGCCCCGGTGAAAGCATGCCGCTGCGGCCCGGCACGTATCTGCCGCAGACCCCCACCGTGCTGGAGCTCAACCCCGACGGTTCCCAGCCCAGCCCCGGCGCGGTGTAA
- a CDS encoding LysM peptidoglycan-binding domain-containing protein, producing the protein MRSPLRLYALLTVLLTGAAMAAPSTVKVQTGDTLFKIATRHGLTVARLRALNGLKGDTIMVGQILRLKEATAPIRAPAPATHTVRSGETLSILAGRYGVSVAALQSANSLRSTTIHVGQKLRVPRPGAAAAVRRPTTEVRVIYSFIRIGARDTPESLARKYRTTPDALRRLNGLSSRKHMVPGMKILVAQRVPVPIPPRATGKAVTFKQLRPLNIPVQLVRVDLRHRDVLVAPVLPHAGLVFGLGARVGQLAQRSGAQALINGSYFHPRTYAPAGDIVMQGRMLTWGRIPMALAITPDNRATIRATTTPLLRRPLDTTWRGMETVIATGPRIVTGGAVHTNYNQVFRDPALFGRAARSAVGLSSNRDLVMVSTRVRLTTTEMGKVMTRLGVKEALLLDGGSSAGLAWNGRAVLDSMRKVSYGIGVFTGYTGRRYAR; encoded by the coding sequence ATGCGTTCCCCCCTGCGTCTCTATGCCCTGCTGACTGTCCTGCTGACCGGCGCGGCCATGGCTGCGCCCTCCACCGTAAAAGTTCAAACGGGAGACACCCTGTTCAAAATCGCCACCCGGCACGGCCTGACTGTTGCCCGGTTACGGGCCCTGAACGGCCTGAAAGGCGACACCATAATGGTTGGACAGATCCTTCGCCTGAAAGAAGCTACGGCCCCCATCAGGGCCCCGGCACCAGCAACCCATACCGTCCGCTCCGGCGAAACGCTGAGCATTCTTGCGGGGCGGTATGGCGTCAGTGTGGCTGCGCTGCAATCGGCCAATTCACTGCGCAGCACGACCATTCACGTCGGTCAAAAGCTCAGGGTGCCCAGGCCAGGCGCCGCTGCCGCGGTGCGCCGTCCCACAACCGAGGTCCGGGTCATCTATTCGTTCATACGTATAGGCGCGCGTGACACGCCCGAAAGCCTGGCGCGCAAGTACCGCACCACTCCTGACGCCCTGCGCCGGCTCAACGGGCTGTCAAGCCGCAAGCACATGGTGCCGGGCATGAAAATTCTGGTCGCGCAGCGTGTGCCGGTGCCGATTCCTCCCCGCGCGACCGGGAAAGCCGTGACCTTCAAGCAGCTCAGACCGCTCAACATCCCGGTGCAGCTGGTGCGGGTTGACCTGCGGCACCGGGATGTCCTGGTCGCGCCCGTGCTGCCGCACGCCGGTCTGGTCTTTGGCCTGGGGGCCCGGGTTGGTCAGCTGGCGCAGCGCAGTGGCGCGCAGGCGCTGATCAATGGCAGTTATTTTCATCCGCGAACCTATGCTCCGGCTGGCGACATCGTGATGCAGGGGCGCATGCTGACCTGGGGCCGGATTCCCATGGCGCTGGCGATCACGCCCGATAACCGGGCCACCATCCGGGCCACCACCACGCCACTGTTGCGCCGCCCCCTGGACACCACCTGGCGCGGTATGGAAACCGTGATCGCCACGGGTCCGCGTATCGTGACCGGCGGCGCGGTGCATACCAATTACAACCAGGTGTTCCGTGATCCGGCCCTGTTTGGCCGCGCCGCCCGCAGCGCCGTGGGACTGAGCAGCAACCGGGATCTGGTGATGGTCAGTACCCGGGTGAGGCTCACCACCACGGAGATGGGCAAGGTCATGACCCGCCTGGGGGTGAAGGAGGCGCTGCTGCTCGACGGCGGCAGCAGCGCTGGCCTGGCGTGGAACGGCCGGGCTGTGCTGGACAGTATGCGCAAGGTCAGTTACGGCATCGGAGTATTTACCGGTTACACCGGAAGGCGCTACGCGCGCTGA
- a CDS encoding haloalkane dehalogenase, translated as MTKASGPSATDPYARTRVQVLDSELAFVDTGGGGRPIVFLHGNPTSSYLWRNVIPEVEGLGRCLAPDLVGMGESGKAPAGNYSIAEHARYLDAWFDTLGLRDVILVLHDWGGPLGFHWAARHPERVAGIVYMETIVQPVTWDDWDPGGVRIFQALRSRAGEELILQKNVFIERILPSSVIRPLGEQEMEAYRRPFLSAGEERRPMLTFPRQLPIDGEPPEVIDLVERYGQFLKTTPIPKLFINAEPGSILTGRQREFCRSWPNQQEVTVAGRHFIQEDSPREIGQAVANFVRELVVHS; from the coding sequence ATGACCAAAGCTTCTGGCCCATCCGCAACCGACCCTTACGCCCGCACCCGAGTTCAGGTGCTCGACTCAGAACTTGCCTTCGTCGATACCGGGGGAGGCGGACGGCCTATCGTGTTCCTGCACGGCAATCCGACGTCCTCGTACCTGTGGCGCAATGTGATCCCCGAAGTAGAAGGGCTCGGGCGCTGCCTGGCCCCGGACCTGGTTGGGATGGGCGAATCCGGAAAGGCTCCGGCAGGCAACTACAGCATTGCCGAGCACGCACGCTATCTGGACGCGTGGTTCGACACGCTTGGTCTACGTGACGTGATACTTGTCCTGCACGATTGGGGCGGTCCGCTCGGGTTTCACTGGGCAGCGCGTCATCCAGAGCGTGTGGCTGGCATCGTCTACATGGAAACCATCGTGCAGCCGGTCACCTGGGATGACTGGGACCCGGGTGGCGTGCGTATATTTCAGGCTCTTCGCAGCCGCGCCGGAGAGGAATTGATTCTGCAGAAAAATGTGTTTATCGAACGGATTCTGCCGTCCTCGGTGATCCGGCCGCTGGGTGAACAGGAAATGGAAGCCTACCGCCGTCCATTTCTCAGTGCGGGCGAGGAGCGCCGCCCCATGCTGACGTTCCCCCGGCAGTTGCCAATTGACGGAGAGCCGCCAGAGGTGATTGATCTCGTGGAGAGGTACGGGCAGTTTCTGAAAACTACCCCCATTCCCAAGCTGTTTATCAATGCCGAGCCCGGTTCGATCCTGACCGGACGCCAAAGAGAGTTCTGCCGAAGCTGGCCGAACCAGCAGGAAGTTACGGTGGCAGGGCGGCACTTTATTCAGGAAGATTCTCCAAGAGAAATTGGGCAGGCAGTGGCAAACTTTGTCCGTGAACTTGTCGTTCACAGCTAG
- a CDS encoding 4a-hydroxytetrahydrobiopterin dehydratase, which yields MSYHPYDSRMGHDPKRKLTDGDVQERKPNGWWGDEGKLFRDFTFETYQAGVDFVVRIAALAEERGHHPDLHLKYRRVRVIFFTHDAGGVTMLDLEGAQAVNDLLGEER from the coding sequence ATGAGCTACCACCCTTATGACTCCCGCATGGGCCACGACCCGAAGCGCAAGCTGACTGACGGAGACGTGCAGGAGCGCAAACCCAACGGCTGGTGGGGTGATGAGGGCAAACTGTTCCGGGACTTTACTTTCGAGACCTATCAGGCAGGAGTGGACTTTGTAGTAAGAATCGCGGCTCTGGCTGAGGAGCGCGGACACCATCCCGATCTGCATCTGAAATACCGTCGCGTCCGGGTCATTTTCTTTACGCACGACGCAGGGGGCGTGACCATGCTCGATCTCGAAGGGGCACAGGCAGTCAACGATTTGTTGGGTGAGGAACGTTGA
- a CDS encoding cyclase family protein, whose protein sequence is MTLLDISRALTAAHPNWPGDAPLRVNPGARISAGDSVNTSELCTSTHTGTHVDAPWHYDDLGERLDAVPLEVYVGSCRVLSVHGSGLIEPEELGDLPETLPPRLLLNTGQPEHWADFPEDFRALSPAFIREAARRGVQLIGTDAPSVDPLTSKTLDAHHACQDTGIYILEGLNLSAVTDGEYELLCLPLPLVGVDGAPARAVLRLV, encoded by the coding sequence ATGACGCTGCTAGACATTTCGCGCGCCCTGACTGCTGCTCACCCCAACTGGCCGGGAGACGCCCCCCTCCGGGTCAACCCCGGTGCGCGCATATCGGCTGGTGACAGCGTGAACACCAGCGAGCTTTGCACCAGTACCCATACAGGCACGCACGTGGACGCCCCCTGGCACTACGACGACCTTGGCGAGCGCCTGGACGCTGTCCCACTGGAGGTCTACGTGGGCTCATGCCGCGTCCTGAGTGTTCATGGCAGCGGGCTGATCGAGCCGGAGGAGCTCGGCGACCTTCCAGAGACTTTGCCACCCCGCCTGCTGCTTAACACAGGTCAGCCTGAACACTGGGCCGATTTCCCTGAGGATTTCCGCGCCCTGAGTCCAGCGTTTATCCGTGAGGCGGCGCGGCGCGGCGTGCAACTGATCGGTACCGACGCGCCCAGCGTGGACCCGCTGACGAGCAAGACGCTTGATGCCCACCATGCCTGCCAGGACACGGGCATCTACATTCTGGAAGGGCTGAATCTGAGCGCTGTAACCGACGGTGAGTACGAGTTGCTGTGTCTGCCATTGCCTCTGGTCGGGGTAGACGGCGCCCCCGCCCGCGCGGTGTTACGCCTGGTGTGA
- a CDS encoding CHRD domain-containing protein — protein MMKRNVVLGVVAASVLSACTMMGQPRTLAFKHNPTPADPMAAGTAMVMTKADGMVTTTLTLTGLTPGKTYASHYHAFGPDSNTDPCASNGPVTVGFPPFTADASGRGTTSVTNEMAKIAGDLGAYINVHHGDALSVVPVCAPIKMTKG, from the coding sequence ATGATGAAACGTAATGTTGTTCTTGGGGTTGTTGCAGCTTCCGTTCTCAGCGCCTGCACCATGATGGGTCAGCCAAGAACGCTGGCGTTCAAGCACAACCCTACGCCAGCTGACCCCATGGCTGCTGGGACCGCTATGGTCATGACCAAAGCCGATGGCATGGTCACTACGACGCTCACCCTGACTGGTCTGACCCCCGGCAAGACCTATGCGTCTCATTACCACGCTTTTGGGCCAGATTCGAACACCGACCCCTGCGCCTCCAACGGACCTGTCACGGTTGGCTTCCCACCTTTCACGGCTGACGCCAGTGGCCGAGGGACGACCAGCGTCACCAATGAGATGGCGAAGATTGCAGGAGACCTGGGCGCCTACATCAACGTGCACCACGGCGACGCCCTTTCTGTCGTGCCTGTCTGTGCGCCAATCAAGATGACCAAAGGCTGA
- the rbfA gene encoding 30S ribosome-binding factor RbfA — MKPEQVQAQLTRVLSEAIAELRDPRVPMIVTVERVTVTADYTLARVYVSALTSDMPGLLDALNRARGHLQREIGAQVKMRRTPTLEFRALEDARL, encoded by the coding sequence ATGAAACCCGAGCAGGTGCAGGCCCAGCTGACCCGCGTGCTCAGCGAAGCGATTGCCGAACTCCGCGACCCGCGCGTGCCCATGATCGTGACCGTCGAGCGGGTGACCGTGACGGCCGATTACACTCTGGCGCGCGTGTACGTCAGTGCCCTGACCAGTGACATGCCAGGGCTGCTCGACGCGCTCAACCGCGCACGCGGCCACCTGCAGCGTGAGATCGGCGCGCAGGTCAAGATGCGCCGCACGCCCACCCTGGAATTCCGCGCCCTGGAGGACGCCCGGCTGTGA
- a CDS encoding PadR family transcriptional regulator, with protein sequence MDVNLLKGNLDLILLSVLEREGGYGQDIAKRVDALTQGEIRLNAGSLYPALHRLERAGYLQAAETLPARGGPPVRTYTLTVAGRQELDRRRDGYRAFDGALRRLW encoded by the coding sequence ATGGACGTCAATCTGCTCAAAGGAAACCTTGACCTGATCCTGCTGAGTGTGCTGGAACGGGAAGGGGGCTACGGTCAGGACATCGCCAAGCGGGTGGACGCGCTGACGCAGGGCGAGATCCGTCTCAATGCCGGCAGCCTGTACCCGGCGCTGCACCGCCTGGAGCGGGCCGGGTACCTTCAGGCGGCCGAAACCCTGCCTGCACGCGGAGGTCCTCCAGTGCGGACCTATACCCTGACTGTAGCTGGGCGGCAGGAACTCGACCGTCGGCGTGACGGATACCGGGCGTTTGACGGCGCCCTGCGGAGGTTGTGGTGA
- a CDS encoding DNA topoisomerase subunit B, whose translation MTQQDEKIKSAVEEIGDNSSSQGKTNYTADDISVLEGMDAVRKRPGMYVQGGTGIDGYHQLLTEIIDNGIDEGLAGFATEVHVIMHADGSATVTDDGRGIPVDIMKSKGRPAIEVIFSELHAGGKFGGGAYKVSGGLHGVGSTVVNALSTFLDVKVNKGGKIHHIRFEQGQLVQPLQVLGDTPAEITWATSVSFQPDPSIFKEFDNQFDYTRIRNRLRELAYLTGLKIVVRDERTELHAGMVKEEIFHEKGGIANFARALVVDDNKLLYDQPIVMRGKHSDVEVEVAFIHANTYASDNILTYANMIRTRDGGTPLTGFKTAYTRILNKYARDKNLIKSGHPVPSGDDLLEGIYCVVSVKLGEPQFESQAKVKLLNSEAQTAVNAVVGEKFAEFLEENPRVGKTIVEKAAEAARAREAARKARDIVRRSNPLENDDLPGKLADCSSQDPAESEMFIVEGISAGGSAKGGRERRFQAILPLRGKILNVEKADLNKILKNAEIRALIGAIGAGVEGTGDRMHFDLSNLRYHKIIIMTDADMDGGHIATLLLTFFYRYMRPVVEAGYLYIAQPPLYRIMVGREKKGTYLYTNEDLKIHVARATKEGKKFDIQRFKGLGEMNADQLWDTTMNPETRALKRVQIEDLIVANEVFENLMGTEVAPRKTFIQENARFAEISV comes from the coding sequence ATGACCCAGCAAGACGAAAAAATTAAATCCGCTGTTGAAGAAATCGGCGACAATAGCTCTTCTCAGGGCAAGACCAATTACACCGCTGACGACATCTCTGTGCTTGAAGGGATGGACGCCGTACGCAAGCGCCCCGGTATGTACGTCCAGGGCGGCACCGGCATTGACGGCTATCACCAGCTGCTGACCGAGATCATCGACAACGGCATCGACGAAGGTCTGGCCGGTTTCGCGACCGAAGTGCATGTGATCATGCACGCCGACGGCAGCGCGACCGTGACCGACGACGGACGCGGCATTCCGGTGGACATCATGAAGTCCAAGGGGCGCCCGGCCATTGAAGTGATTTTCAGCGAGTTGCACGCCGGCGGCAAGTTCGGCGGTGGGGCTTACAAGGTCTCAGGCGGCCTTCACGGCGTGGGTTCGACGGTCGTGAACGCGCTGAGTACCTTCCTGGACGTCAAGGTCAACAAGGGCGGCAAGATCCACCACATCCGCTTTGAACAGGGTCAGCTCGTGCAGCCTCTGCAGGTGCTGGGTGATACTCCCGCAGAGATCACCTGGGCCACCAGCGTGAGCTTCCAGCCTGACCCCAGCATCTTCAAGGAGTTCGACAACCAGTTCGACTACACGCGTATTCGCAACCGTCTGCGCGAGCTGGCCTACCTGACTGGCCTGAAGATCGTCGTGCGTGACGAGCGCACCGAACTGCATGCCGGCATGGTCAAGGAAGAGATCTTCCACGAGAAGGGCGGCATCGCCAACTTTGCCCGCGCACTGGTGGTGGATGACAACAAACTGCTGTACGACCAGCCCATCGTGATGCGCGGCAAGCACAGCGACGTGGAGGTGGAGGTGGCGTTTATCCACGCCAACACCTACGCCAGCGACAACATCCTGACCTACGCCAACATGATCCGCACCCGTGACGGCGGCACGCCGCTGACCGGCTTCAAGACGGCCTACACCCGCATTCTCAACAAGTACGCCCGCGACAAGAACCTGATCAAGAGCGGCCACCCCGTTCCCAGTGGCGATGACCTTCTCGAAGGCATCTACTGCGTCGTGTCGGTCAAGCTGGGCGAGCCGCAGTTCGAGTCACAGGCCAAGGTCAAGCTGCTCAACAGTGAGGCCCAGACAGCCGTGAACGCCGTGGTTGGCGAGAAGTTTGCCGAGTTCCTCGAGGAAAACCCCCGGGTCGGCAAGACCATCGTGGAGAAGGCTGCTGAGGCCGCCCGCGCCCGTGAGGCAGCCCGCAAGGCCAGGGACATCGTGCGCCGCAGCAACCCGCTGGAAAACGACGATCTTCCCGGCAAGCTCGCCGACTGCTCCAGCCAGGATCCGGCCGAGTCGGAAATGTTCATCGTGGAAGGGATCTCGGCAGGCGGCAGTGCCAAGGGTGGCCGTGAGCGCCGCTTCCAGGCCATCCTGCCCCTGCGCGGCAAGATCCTGAACGTCGAGAAAGCGGACCTGAACAAGATCCTCAAGAACGCCGAGATCCGCGCACTGATCGGAGCCATCGGAGCGGGCGTCGAGGGCACCGGCGACCGGATGCACTTCGACCTCAGCAACCTGCGTTACCACAAGATCATCATCATGACCGACGCGGACATGGACGGCGGCCACATCGCCACCCTGCTGCTGACGTTCTTCTACCGGTACATGCGCCCCGTGGTTGAGGCCGGCTACCTGTACATCGCGCAGCCGCCTCTGTACCGCATCATGGTAGGCCGCGAGAAGAAAGGCACCTACCTGTACACCAACGAGGACCTCAAGATCCACGTGGCCCGCGCAACCAAGGAAGGCAAGAAGTTCGATATCCAGCGCTTCAAGGGTCTGGGCGAGATGAATGCCGACCAGCTGTGGGACACCACCATGAACCCTGAGACCCGTGCACTCAAGCGGGTGCAGATTGAAGACCTGATCGTGGCCAACGAAGTGTTCGAGAACCTGATGGGCACCGAAGTCGCGCCGCGTAAGACCTTTATCCAGGAAAACGCCCGCTTCGCCGAAATCAGCGTCTAA
- a CDS encoding acyl-CoA thioesterase, with protein sequence MSAALSDGSRVDVTGESIIRVRYAETDAMGVVHHATYPVWFEVGRTDLMETLGLPYTEVEARGFYLMLSGLNVEYRRAARYGDTLILSTRLGSLRSRTMTFLYELRRGEELVASGETRHIATDKTYRPSRLPDDVLHILGGGRNARLPGE encoded by the coding sequence GTGAGCGCGGCCCTGAGTGACGGAAGCAGGGTGGACGTCACCGGCGAGAGCATCATCCGGGTCCGTTACGCCGAGACTGACGCCATGGGCGTGGTGCATCACGCCACCTACCCGGTGTGGTTCGAAGTGGGCCGCACCGACCTGATGGAAACGCTGGGGCTGCCCTACACCGAGGTGGAGGCCCGGGGCTTTTACCTGATGCTCTCGGGCCTGAATGTCGAGTACCGCCGCGCGGCGCGTTATGGCGATACCCTGATCCTCAGCACCCGCCTGGGCAGCCTGCGTTCGCGCACCATGACTTTTCTGTACGAACTGCGCCGGGGCGAGGAACTCGTAGCCTCCGGCGAGACGCGCCACATCGCGACCGACAAGACCTACCGGCCGTCCCGCCTGCCCGACGACGTCCTGCACATCCTGGGAGGAGGCAGGAACGCTAGACTGCCGGGCGAATGA
- a CDS encoding acyl-CoA thioesterase, whose translation MTTFPGLDYPWEALPDERRHELRRTVQASDLDDLSHVNNTVYLSWCEAVARAHALRLDMGTAALAAMGAVPVARRHTITYLRPALLGEVLMIRTALIEHAGLRSVRGYTIDRLTAGEPQRLVECRTDWVWVDPVTGRPKRAPAEVATRFGF comes from the coding sequence TTGACTACATTTCCTGGACTGGACTATCCCTGGGAGGCCCTGCCGGACGAGCGTCGTCATGAGCTGCGGCGCACCGTACAGGCCTCTGATCTCGATGACCTCTCACATGTCAACAACACCGTCTACCTGTCCTGGTGTGAAGCGGTTGCCCGTGCCCACGCCCTGCGTCTGGATATGGGCACGGCTGCTCTGGCCGCAATGGGCGCCGTCCCTGTCGCCCGCCGGCACACCATCACCTATCTGCGACCGGCCTTGTTGGGCGAGGTGCTGATGATTCGTACCGCCTTGATTGAGCATGCCGGGCTGCGCAGCGTGCGCGGCTATACCATCGACCGTCTGACCGCCGGTGAGCCCCAGCGTCTGGTGGAATGCCGGACTGACTGGGTGTGGGTGGACCCGGTGACCGGCCGTCCCAAACGGGCGCCTGCTGAAGTGGCCACCCGCTTCGGGTTCTGA